From the Primulina tabacum isolate GXHZ01 chromosome 3, ASM2559414v2, whole genome shotgun sequence genome, one window contains:
- the LOC142540467 gene encoding ras-related protein RABC2a-like, translated as MGSEKNECFGSNYDYSFKVLLVGDSGVGKSSLLHSFITKCQQLPHDLAPTIGVDFKIKLVTTGGKKLKLTIWDTAGQERFGMLASSYYRGAHGIILVYDVTRRESFTNLSGIWAKELELYCTNPDCIKILVGNKVDRDSERVVAMEEGLAFAKKHKCLFHECSAKTQENVKECFKELAVKILEVPSLLEKGSTPLKNQVLKQKQFYQAKHSQKCCF; from the exons TTCGGAGAAAAACGAGTGCTTTGGCAGTAATTACGATTATTCTTTCAAGGTGTTGTTGGTTGGTGACTCAGGTGTTGGAAAGAGCAGTCTTCTTCACAGTTTCATTACAAAATGTCAGCAGCTTCCTCACGATCTTGCTCCAACTATTG GAGTGGATTTCAAGATAAAACTGGTAACAACTGGTGGGAAAAAGCTGAAACTAACCATATGGGACACAG CTGGACAAGAAAGGTTCGGAATGTTGGCAAGTTCATATTACAGAGGAGCGCATGGAATAATTCTCG TTTATGACGTGACAAGACGAGAGTCTTTTACGAATCTGTCAGGAATTTGGGCGAAGGAACTCGAGCTTTACTGCACGAATCCAGATTGTATCAAGATACTGGTGGGCAACAAAGTTGATAGG GACAGTGAGAGGGTTGTTGCCATGGAGGAGGGGCTGGCTTTTGCGAAGAAACACAAGTGTCTATTTCATGAATGTAGTGCTAAGACTCAAGAAAATGTGAAGGAATGTTTTAAAGAGCTTGCCGTCAAG ATATTGGAAGTACCTAGCTTACTGGAGAAAGGCTCCACACCTTTGAAGAACCAAGTTTTAAAGCAGAAGCAATTTTACCAGGCCAAACATTCCCAGAAATGCTGCTTCTAG